The Onthophagus taurus isolate NC chromosome 6, IU_Otau_3.0, whole genome shotgun sequence region caaactgtcaaatttgacagaaCCAGAACGTCGTCCTTCTAAGTGGTGTGGTTAGAAAACTATAACGTTATTAATGAACTAGTTTTAGAAGATGTTTTGTCGTCACTTTAATCTGAagcttttaattattactcattttaatgataataactCAGATAAGGATTAtgattcatttcatttttaatccttaaataaaattaatttgttttttgttttcgattaTAGATGGCAGCAAAATGATGAATCGccttattttaaagaataatttaaaaatggtattatttcttaatattttaaagtcaataaattaaagaagaattttgaTTCAtcgttttcattatttttaaacagtttttaataaaactaaatctttTTCATTGTAATGTGGTGTTGTTATAGTAGATGGCAGTAGTTACCGGCtgttaagtgtcaaattttattatttatttatagtaagtaattttctttaatattattaataaatatatagatgtgttattcttaataataaactcatagttataaatatattaattattaaattaacatatttCATAAGTTAAtatcgcttttattttttagaaatgttttagGTTAAAAGCAATGAAgatgtttttattatcaaagtgatttatttatttacattaaaataaacaaagagAAATTATTAAGATACATTACGTATataattatgtaaaaattaaaaaatatatatattaatataatataaaacctTATAAAAGTAACAACAACAAAGAACTAACAACAGGGAGGATAATATAAAaggattttcttaaaaaagagtatataaatacaaattgGGACTTTGTTAACAATCTCAAAACGTAAATATTTGGCACCTACTTtgtacaaatacaaaaattttattacaaataagatttaatcattattttctATCCTCTGTTGTATGTTTCTTTGATGTGTATCCTCCTTTAGGGTCtgaaaaataatcaaacatgTGCAGCTTGCCCTTTTTATCAAGATATCCATATTGGCCTGTCACATATCCGTTTTGGTCGCGCTCTTCTACTCTAAATTGACGATTGTGCctataaaaagtaatattgggatgttttaaaattgttatataacacctacataaaaattacataACAAGATGAAAGTAAATTTTACCTGATATTTGAGATATCCAgaaaatgtatatttataaaaagttgtaatattttatgatgatattGAGACTTAGTGAAAGTTTAATTTCATCAGTTGTGTGAGTTTTACACCTTTCATTTTCAATAGGTGCAGTTATTGATACGTATGTAATTACAGCTCGTGCAAACCTGTTAGTATAAGCAATTGACTGTGAGATTgatgattaaagaaaaatataaaaaattgtgtGTTGGTTTTAAATCAACCAACCGcaactaatttaatttcaattactTCCTATTagcaaaaaaacaatttaaataccTCCTTTTACATTCCAATGAAATTCCAATTCTTCACATTTTCTGAGTGAAATTCTTAGTCATCACCTCACaccaatttctttttgttaatacgtaatttaattaataaatgataatggTTGTTAACAAAGAACATAAATGATTACCCTTTTCCTGTATCATAACCAAACTTGTAACTGTTTGGACCTTTGTGACCGTGCATATGAAATTGTACCCTTTCACCGGGAAATCGAACCCCCAATGAATGTGTAAATGACGTCGTTATATCTTCGACGTCATCAAAATGATCACTAGCCTCCGCAATCGGTTCTTGCGGAGATtcgtttttatcatttttttcatCGTTTATGTCAACTACCTTTTCCTCCTCGATTTGTTTCTTATTCTCCGCTTTTGAGAATCTCTCGAAcgtttttcttctttgttCCAAGTCATCGAAATTATTCGTTCTGGATAATTCTGGTCCTTTTGGATTtgaaagttttagtttttcgTGAACGtctttgttgtattttttcgGATGACTATTAGTTGGTTGTTCGACATCTAAATCAGATGGATAATAATAGGTTTCTTCGTTGTTTGGGTTCCATAATTCTGGGTTTGGAGGTTGTAATTCTTGGGAAGGTGTAGGATATTCATAAAACACAACAGGAAcgttattgtaattatttggAGGTTgcaaatttgaagaaatttcCGGGTTATAAAACGGTACAGGATCTTGTAACTTTGGAAGCTGTAATGTGTAATAAATTGGGATTGGTTGTGGGCGATCTCGGTTTTGTTGTTGATTTTGAGCGGTTGCTGTTGAGAGAACTGCAACTAAAGTtaactgaaataaaaaaaattaacataaattatgAAGTACTCggtataatttaaatttaattaagagtCTGTACAATTTATTATACACTACAATTACCATATTAAATCGAGATTATTTATGACCAGCTGAAGATAATCGCGATTAAATGCAAGAttaaatcgagaaaaaataaagaaaagatcGAACTTCCTCAAGTTAACCTGAATATTACGTAATTTCCGGAAGGAAGTGAGAAATGCGGTGAAAGTCACAAAGAGTTTTGAGCCGGATTCGGCAAGTTCAGTGCTAAAAGGAAATGTTGTACGCTCGCTTATTTTTCAAACCAGTGAAAGTGAATGGATTCGTTAATCTCAAGTTTTTAACGTTAATCTTGAACTATTATGACACAACCGAGTTGgcattttatcaaattacGAGTTAAAGAACATAAAAGCGAATAATGTTACTTATAttagcaacattttttattttataaattatttattagggATAAGTAGACATGATTGCACCTGTTGGTTTGTCATTGTCCTCTGGACAATGATCGTAAAtgtaatttgcaatttttttagtCGTCTCGTGACCTTAGGACGTCTTTGTGTTATAATCTACGTTTTGTTCGTTTACAAATTATCCTAACGCGCAGATTCTAAACAAATTGCattgattattattgaaaaacgTGGCAAGTACGAAAGGtgattattaaagatttacgtgttttctaaaataattgttcaaaCTACGTTTAAAATctctgttaatttttttaaattatactttataatttatgtatttttggttcaatataaactgtttttatacataatgtTTTCTCTGTtggttttgatttttgagttgtGATATCAAATATAGAAATCGCTTATTTTGTCATTGTATTGGTTTATGTATTAGTATATTTGGactattatgaacaatttttatggataATGTGTCTTCCATCAGTTTTAATATTTCAGTTATCATCGATATTATAGATCAAAATCACCTATTTTGtagttttgaagatttttcctttatatatTATGGAAAATAGGCATACCAAGGTTTGAAATGgtaatggattatgtatttccgatttattatgaacaactTTTATGTGCAGCTTTATCTTCATCAGttgtagtttttaaattatgaatgatgttaaatacaaaaatcgtCCATTTCGTAGTTTTTGCAAATGTTGAGGTATACTTGTTTAGGTATGTATTGGTTTATGTATTGGATTTTGTATATTTCGgctattataaacaatttttatggataACGTGTCTTCCATCTGCTTTAACATTTGAGTTATCAACGATATTAATGATCAAAATCACCTATGTCGtagttttgaagatttttcctttatatttggAAAATAGGCATACCAAAGTTTGAAATAgtaatggattatgtatttttgatttattatgaacaacttttatatgcAACCTTATCTCCATcagttgtaatttttaaattatgattgatgttaaatacaaaaatcgtcaattttgttatttttgcaaTTCTTGAATCACACTTAAAGAATGGCTATACTTATACATGTATTGGTTATAGATTTTGCATATTTGCTGtgttatgaacaatttttatgtataacgTGTTTTCCATCGGTTTTAAATTTAGAGTTAGAACCGTTATTAATAATAGCCTATTTTGGCATATTAAGGTTTTTTACTGATATTTGGGAAATGATATTTATGATCTTTTATGAACAACTTTTATGTACAACCTTGATTCCATTActtgtaatttttaagttgCATAAATGCAAAAAACATCCATTTTGAGGTTTAGGTAATTTTTGCTTTGTACCTGAAATATGGCTACACCTACGTTAGAATTTTCTCCATCGATTTTGAAGTAATGCTTTCAAATAAGGAATgatgttaaacataaaaatcgtgcatttgggaaatttttcctttatacCCAAAAACTATCACAGCTGGGTTCTAAGTACAAATGAATTAAGTAACTTCGAAGCTTTAtgaatcatttttatgtataatttttgcttccatctgatttaatttttgcctTGCAATTAAATCAATGTTAGAAGCAAAGATTTATTTTGcagatttttcattttaacatGGAAAATGTGCATATCAGGCATATGTGGGTTTGAAATGTtaatggattatgtatttttactttattatgaacaatttttatgcataacattttctcaacatttcttaaaattttcttcaaagctttataattaatgttaacCACAAAAATCAGATATCTTCGCAATTTTTGCATTATACTTAGAAAATGGTTACAACTAGTTTTGAATTGATTATGGAATTAACCTCCTTTATGTATAAtctgtattaatttttgagatatgataaatattaaaaaaattttatcatttt contains the following coding sequences:
- the LOC111427789 gene encoding uncharacterized protein, whose protein sequence is MTAIGYLTLVAVLSTATAQNQQQNRDRPQPIPIYYTLQLPKLQDPVPFYNPEISSNLQPPNNYNNVPVVFYEYPTPSQELQPPNPELWNPNNEETYYYPSDLDVEQPTNSHPKKYNKDVHEKLKLSNPKGPELSRTNNFDDLEQRRKTFERFSKAENKKQIEEEKVVDINDEKNDKNESPQEPIAEASDHFDDVEDITTSFTHSLGVRFPGERVQFHMHGHKGPNSYKFGYDTGKGHNRQFRVEERDQNGYVTGQYGYLDKKGKLHMFDYFSDPKGGYTSKKHTTEDRK